Within Acidimicrobiia bacterium, the genomic segment AACTTCCCAACCGCCGCGCTCAGCTGGAGGTCCTACTGGAGCGCTACCAGACCGAACCCGTATATGGAGAGCTGGGCCTTTCCCACCTCAAGGCAACAACTCGCCTTCCCGACGCGGCACTCGAGCACATCGTCGGCCTCTACGAAGAGGTCAAGCGACGATCCCAATCGGCGGTCGCCACCCCCGAAGAGGCCCGCATGGCGAACGTTGCGCTCCGTCAGGCGGCGGCTGCAAAGGGCAACTACTACCCCGACATCGAGCGAATTGCCGTTTCAGCTCTCGAGGCATCGGGATACACCGGCGCCGGGGCACTGTCGCAACGGGAACTCTTCAAGCTCGCCCAGCACTTCGGCTTCAGCATTCACCAGGTTCGAGAATTCCCCAGCGCAGTCCGATCGATCGCCGATCAGACGAACGGTCGGATCTTCATCCCCCAACGAAATGAGCTCCGTACCAGGGCTGCTCGATCGGTCATCCTCAGGACACTCGGCCATTTCGCCCTTGACCACCACGATCCCACCTCATATTCGGACTTTCTACGCCAGCGCACCGAAGCCGCCTACTTCGCGTCAGCGGTTCTCATCCCGGAGGAAGCGGCCGTACCGTTTCTTCGCTCAGCCAAAAAGGACCGCGACCTGTCGGTTGAGGATCTCAAAGAGCGCTTCTATGTCAGCTACGAGATGGCCGGACACCGACTAACGAACCTCATCACCGAGCGACTCGACCTGCGCATCCATCTCGTGCGATCCGACGGGGACGGCATCATCTGGAAAGCGTATTCGAACAACGGGGTGCCGTTCCCGGCTGATGCCGACGGCGCCATCGAAGGCCAACGGCTGTGTCGCCAGTGGGGAACTCGTATGGCGTTCCGTTCGCCAGACAAGTTCGCCATCCATTATCAGTACACCGACACAGACCAGGGAACCTTCTGGTGCGGCACCCATATCGAGGCCGATCGGGAGCCGAGTCACGCCATCACGATCGGGACGACCTTCGATGACGCGCAATACTTCCGGGGCC encodes:
- a CDS encoding helix-turn-helix domain-containing protein — translated: MIVDTLVFGQRLRFFRKRANLTLDELGTLVGKPAPYLSMVENGKREPKLSLISELARNLNVSPAEMMSDELPNRRAQLEVLLERYQTEPVYGELGLSHLKATTRLPDAALEHIVGLYEEVKRRSQSAVATPEEARMANVALRQAAAAKGNYYPDIERIAVSALEASGYTGAGALSQRELFKLAQHFGFSIHQVREFPSAVRSIADQTNGRIFIPQRNELRTRAARSVILRTLGHFALDHHDPTSYSDFLRQRTEAAYFASAVLIPEEAAVPFLRSAKKDRDLSVEDLKERFYVSYEMAGHRLTNLITERLDLRIHLVRSDGDGIIWKAYSNNGVPFPADADGAIEGQRLCRQWGTRMAFRSPDKFAIHYQYTDTDQGTFWCGTHIEADREPSHAITIGTTFDDAQYFRGRNTDHHSVSKCPDGECCRRPPADLSARWEGAVWPSPKARTHVLAALPPGRFPGVDMAEIYEFVDQARD